A window from Frischella perrara encodes these proteins:
- a CDS encoding PoNe immunity protein domain-containing protein, which produces MSEFEKQRRQKLLDEDFYPFVQERFEWEIKEFKKTIQAIEDPYLEPMIDLYYQQLCLDYTAGKPIADLLPTMEKIINYTENTIDHVKRYNLAHPGDRADITILTEYFQTEKLSNLLGLCILFERQDWLETIVKAVDLDYENREKALDSLIAMKIPNYPITEEKTPRSLSFRNPLYKAIHAEKPKDTLKFLDEYLRRWYDGLRKAGNVYIDSHLIQQGDSRECCTFHGYWCFEAAAVAYLKNIDDSTLHRFMYYPKDMVEYARQQSS; this is translated from the coding sequence ATGTCAGAATTTGAAAAACAACGTCGCCAAAAATTATTGGATGAAGATTTTTATCCATTTGTTCAAGAAAGATTTGAATGGGAGATAAAGGAGTTTAAAAAAACAATACAAGCTATTGAAGATCCTTATCTGGAACCAATGATAGATCTTTATTATCAACAATTATGTCTTGATTATACAGCAGGTAAACCTATTGCTGATTTATTACCGACGATGGAGAAAATAATAAATTATACCGAGAATACAATTGATCACGTTAAACGATATAATCTCGCTCATCCAGGTGATAGGGCTGACATTACAATTTTAACCGAGTACTTTCAGACTGAAAAATTATCAAATTTATTAGGTTTATGTATTTTATTTGAACGCCAAGACTGGTTGGAAACGATTGTTAAAGCGGTCGATTTAGATTATGAAAATCGAGAAAAGGCATTAGATAGTTTGATTGCTATGAAAATTCCTAACTATCCGATTACCGAAGAAAAAACACCGCGATCGCTCAGCTTTCGTAATCCTCTTTATAAAGCGATTCATGCAGAAAAACCTAAAGATACTTTAAAATTCTTAGATGAATATTTACGCCGTTGGTATGATGGATTACGTAAAGCAGGTAATGTTTACATTGATAGCCATTTAATACAACAAGGTGATTCACGAGAATGTTGTACATTTCATGGTTACTGGTGTTTTGAAGCGGCAGCCGTTGCATATTTAAAAAATATTGATGATAGTACATTACATCGTTTTATGTATTACCCAAAAGATATGGTTGAATATGCTCGTCAGCAATCTTCATAA
- a CDS encoding PoNe immunity protein domain-containing protein, translated as MSEFEQQRRQKLLDEDFYYYFQERLTKLISMVDSDMKREKDGYAEFMIGLQYQQLCLDYTVGKKIIGLSSRMECILKYIQSSIDYVDKYNIANPNDRMDITILTEYFETETLSNLLGLAILFKRQDWFETIVKAVDFDQENREKALDSLIAMKISNYPITEEKTPRSLSFRNPLYKAIHAEKPKDALKFLDEYLRRWYDGLRKAGNVYIDIHLLQQGDSRDCCSFHGYWCFEAAAVAYLKNIDDSTLHRFMYYPKDMVEYARQQSS; from the coding sequence ATGTCCGAATTTGAACAACAACGTCGTCAGAAACTATTAGATGAGGATTTTTACTATTATTTCCAAGAAAGACTAACCAAACTAATTAGTATGGTTGATAGTGATATGAAAAGGGAAAAAGATGGTTATGCTGAATTTATGATAGGACTACAATATCAACAACTCTGTTTAGATTATACCGTAGGTAAAAAAATCATTGGATTATCATCCAGAATGGAGTGTATTTTAAAATATATACAAAGTTCTATCGATTATGTAGATAAATATAATATTGCCAATCCTAATGATAGAATGGATATTACTATCCTGACGGAATATTTTGAAACGGAAACATTATCAAATTTATTAGGTTTAGCTATTTTATTTAAACGCCAAGATTGGTTTGAAACTATTGTTAAAGCTGTGGATTTTGACCAAGAAAATCGAGAAAAAGCGTTAGATAGTTTGATTGCCATGAAAATTTCTAACTATCCGATTACTGAAGAAAAAACACCGCGATCACTCAGCTTTCGTAATCCCCTTTATAAAGCGATTCATGCAGAAAAACCTAAAGATGCTTTAAAATTCTTAGATGAATACTTGCGTCGTTGGTACGATGGGCTACGTAAAGCAGGAAATGTTTATATTGATATTCACTTATTGCAACAAGGAGACTCCAGAGATTGTTGTTCTTTCCATGGCTACTGGTGTTTTGAAGCAGCAGCCGTTGCATATTTAAAAAATATTGATGATAGTACCTTACATCGTTTTATGTATTACCCAAAAGATATGGTTGAATATGCTCGTCAGCAATCTTCATAA
- a CDS encoding ArsR/SmtB family transcription factor, with protein MNKLYCEDLIRFSDAMSDFNRVLIITELMNGRALSASWLANRLNLSPQATRFHLKKLEDVELIHHRACGKHRYYEIKNQDTAMFIESTFKVIPPKEDLFLTNANTKEKFKEARTCYKHLAGSWSVALTQSFIDNKFIVIQNNFFVVTENGKNFFNEHKLLVNMLNTASIGKRCIDFSEHRDHIGGPLGTLLLQSMLQQEWFVQNNNNRELTITSKGRKKLKSIIN; from the coding sequence GTGAATAAATTATATTGTGAGGATCTAATACGATTTTCGGATGCAATGTCTGACTTCAATAGAGTGTTAATTATTACGGAATTGATGAATGGCAGAGCTCTTTCAGCCTCATGGCTAGCAAATCGATTAAATTTGTCACCACAAGCTACTCGTTTTCATTTAAAAAAATTAGAAGATGTTGAACTTATCCACCACAGGGCATGTGGTAAACATCGCTACTATGAAATAAAAAATCAAGATACAGCGATGTTTATTGAATCAACTTTTAAAGTTATCCCACCTAAAGAGGATTTATTTTTAACCAATGCTAATACTAAAGAGAAGTTTAAAGAAGCAAGAACATGCTATAAACATTTAGCGGGTTCATGGTCTGTTGCACTTACCCAGTCATTTATTGATAATAAATTTATTGTTATACAAAATAATTTTTTTGTGGTTACTGAGAATGGTAAAAATTTTTTTAATGAACATAAGTTATTAGTTAATATGTTAAATACGGCTTCTATTGGAAAGCGCTGTATAGATTTTTCTGAACATAGAGATCATATTGGCGGACCATTAGGGACTTTATTGCTGCAATCAATGCTACAACAAGAATGGTTCGTACAAAATAATAATAATCGCGAATTAACAATTACGTCAAAAGGTAGAAAAAAACTTAAATCTATTATTAATTGA
- a CDS encoding PoNe immunity protein domain-containing protein yields the protein MSEFEKQRRQKLLDEDFYPYIKKMFDWQIEDLKQRAQAIEDPYREGLIEVYYQQLCLDYTAGKPITDLLPIMDKVIYYTEDTIDFVKRYNLAHPDEREEITILTEYFETEKLSNLLGLCILFERQDWLETIVEAVDLDYENREKALDSLIAMKIPNYPITEEKTPRILSFRNSLYKAIHAEKPEDTLKFLDEYLRRWYNGLRKAGNVYMDIHLMQQSDSRECCSFYGYWCFEAAAVAYLKNIDDSTLHRFMYYPKDMVEYARQQFS from the coding sequence ATGTCAGAATTTGAAAAACAACGCCGCCAAAAATTATTGGATGAAGATTTTTACCCTTATATTAAAAAAATGTTTGATTGGCAGATAGAAGATTTAAAACAAAGGGCACAGGCTATAGAAGATCCTTATCGGGAAGGATTGATAGAAGTTTATTATCAACAATTATGCCTTGATTATACGGCTGGTAAACCGATTACTGATTTATTACCGATAATGGATAAAGTAATATATTATACCGAAGATACAATTGATTTCGTTAAACGATATAATCTCGCTCATCCAGATGAAAGAGAAGAAATTACAATTTTAACCGAGTACTTTGAGACTGAAAAATTATCAAATTTATTAGGTTTATGTATTTTATTTGAACGGCAAGACTGGTTAGAAACGATTGTTGAAGCTGTCGATTTAGATTATGAAAATCGAGAAAAAGCATTAGATAGTTTGATTGCTATGAAAATTCCTAACTATCCGATTACCGAAGAAAAAACACCGCGAATACTCAGCTTTCGTAATTCTCTTTATAAAGCGATTCATGCAGAAAAACCTGAGGATACTTTAAAATTCTTGGATGAATATTTACGCCGTTGGTATAATGGATTGCGTAAAGCCGGCAATGTTTATATGGACATTCATTTAATGCAACAAAGTGATTCACGAGAATGTTGTTCGTTTTATGGTTACTGGTGTTTTGAAGCAGCAGCCGTTGCATATTTAAAAAATATTGATGATAGTACATTACATCGTTTTATGTATTACCCAAAAGATATGGTTGAATATGCTCGTCAGCAATTTTCATAA
- a CDS encoding type VI secretion system Vgr family protein yields the protein MVDIPIAFDQLGKLKASNQYTLTIDNLNSSLSVLSLTGEETLNQPWRYEVIVTSTDKSILVQSVLAQKATLTFNPKLSFNITKTITFSDNHIKERLLHGVVSEFSQIAVNKEEAHYKIVLEPRLVLLNLNRYSAIYQNQSVIAVVEEVLRKHGFTGVDYRLELKEAYPAREFITQWQESDLTFIQRILADIGVWFRFESDAKHHCDVLVISDYEQGLENAGSITFKQPTGTNDGGTSSVWSLQTHSKMVTASVLVQDYNYRQAQTNMSDEVNTQPKDETTYGIDYGYSEHYKQLGSETEPESGLWYAKIRHQRHISEQILIKGTSNEYTLTPGQRVLLKGHPLSQSLTEGVMILSIESVGDRVNPYELRFTAIPFDVLKPYRPNPLPWPEINGTLPARVTSPDNDTYGYIDVKGRYRVKFEYDLKTWKNGEESLWVRLAKPYAGNLYGFHFPLINGTEVAIAFTEGNPDRPYIAYALHDSSHPDHVSTANKHRNVIRTPANNKLRMDDKRGQEHIKLATEYGKTQINLGHLVDKKKKQRGEGFELRTDQWGAIAAQKGLYLTTDTQSKAQGNQLDMQDAIAQLENALSIAKSLQNAAKNSQAHLADIPNQQQLKTALSQLSESGILGYAQQGIGLLSPKNIQLSSAQSISLIAEKNTDISTSQTITLAAEKALGFFAQHDGIKMFASQGKTEIQAQNDAMDLIAKQNIKIDSVDGSVLVTASKDLTFVCGGSYIKIDASGIELGTSGNVRVKSASLEKIGPSQINLTPTSLPVPFVDNTGQLKLFYHDSDLNPIPRVSYRVEFDDGSVREGILDDNGEALLEDTPLGHANVFFGYSTDDAILPSLKEYETEDYSKTSVAAQLQEHINITPEELKAYIDSQLAYTEEYLEIGKQKQGKE from the coding sequence ATGGTTGATATACCTATAGCATTTGATCAGTTAGGAAAATTGAAAGCATCCAATCAATATACACTTACAATTGATAATTTAAACTCTTCACTCTCTGTATTATCCCTCACCGGCGAGGAAACATTAAACCAACCATGGCGTTATGAGGTGATCGTAACTTCAACTGATAAGAGTATTTTGGTTCAGTCCGTATTAGCCCAAAAAGCCACCCTTACATTCAACCCTAAGCTTAGTTTTAATATCACTAAGACGATAACCTTTTCAGATAATCACATTAAAGAACGGTTACTTCATGGGGTAGTAAGTGAATTTAGCCAAATAGCTGTCAATAAAGAAGAGGCACATTACAAAATTGTGCTTGAACCTCGTTTGGTGTTGCTCAACTTAAATCGCTATAGTGCTATTTATCAAAACCAGAGTGTCATTGCAGTAGTTGAAGAAGTATTACGTAAACATGGTTTTACGGGGGTAGATTACCGTCTTGAACTTAAGGAAGCTTATCCTGCACGTGAATTTATCACCCAATGGCAGGAAAGTGATTTGACTTTTATACAACGAATTTTAGCTGATATAGGTGTTTGGTTTAGATTTGAAAGTGATGCTAAACATCACTGTGATGTATTAGTTATTAGTGATTATGAACAAGGTTTAGAAAATGCAGGCTCAATAACATTTAAACAACCAACTGGAACGAATGACGGTGGTACAAGCAGTGTTTGGTCTTTACAAACTCATAGTAAAATGGTGACAGCCTCTGTTTTAGTACAGGATTATAATTATCGCCAAGCACAGACTAACATGTCAGATGAAGTTAATACTCAGCCAAAGGATGAAACCACATATGGTATTGACTACGGTTATTCGGAACATTATAAACAACTAGGTAGTGAAACTGAACCAGAAAGTGGTTTATGGTATGCAAAAATTCGTCATCAACGACATATTAGTGAGCAAATATTGATTAAGGGTACCAGTAATGAATATACACTTACCCCCGGACAAAGAGTATTGTTGAAAGGGCATCCGCTTAGTCAGAGCTTAACTGAAGGTGTAATGATTTTAAGTATTGAATCTGTAGGAGACAGAGTTAATCCTTATGAACTCAGATTTACCGCAATCCCTTTTGATGTTCTCAAACCTTATAGACCTAATCCCCTACCTTGGCCAGAGATAAATGGTACTCTTCCTGCTCGCGTAACAAGCCCAGATAATGATACCTATGGCTACATAGATGTTAAGGGTCGTTATCGGGTTAAGTTTGAATATGATTTAAAGACATGGAAAAATGGTGAAGAGAGTTTATGGGTTCGTCTTGCAAAGCCTTACGCCGGCAATCTTTATGGATTCCATTTTCCTTTAATTAATGGCACTGAAGTTGCAATAGCATTCACAGAAGGTAATCCTGATCGCCCCTATATTGCTTATGCACTGCATGATAGTAGCCATCCTGATCACGTTTCTACCGCTAATAAACACCGTAATGTGATCCGAACACCTGCAAATAATAAACTAAGGATGGACGATAAGCGTGGACAAGAACATATTAAATTGGCGACAGAATATGGTAAAACACAAATAAATTTAGGGCACTTAGTTGATAAAAAGAAAAAACAACGAGGTGAAGGTTTTGAACTACGTACCGATCAGTGGGGGGCGATTGCTGCTCAAAAGGGATTATATTTAACAACGGACACCCAGTCTAAAGCACAGGGAAACCAGTTGGATATGCAAGACGCGATTGCTCAACTTGAGAATGCTTTATCTATTGCTAAATCATTGCAGAATGCGGCTAAAAATTCACAAGCCCATTTAGCCGATATACCGAATCAACAACAACTTAAAACTGCACTTAGTCAGTTATCTGAAAGTGGTATTCTTGGCTACGCGCAACAAGGAATTGGTCTGCTTAGTCCAAAAAATATACAATTGTCAAGTGCTCAGAGTATTTCTCTTATTGCAGAAAAAAACACCGATATTAGTACATCCCAAACAATTACCTTAGCAGCAGAAAAGGCACTAGGCTTTTTTGCTCAACACGACGGAATTAAAATGTTCGCCTCTCAAGGTAAGACCGAAATTCAGGCACAAAATGATGCAATGGATTTGATCGCTAAACAGAATATTAAGATTGACAGCGTGGATGGTTCTGTACTAGTTACAGCGTCAAAAGATTTAACATTTGTTTGTGGTGGATCTTATATCAAAATTGATGCCAGTGGTATAGAGCTAGGAACATCAGGTAATGTGAGAGTGAAATCCGCGTCGCTTGAAAAAATAGGTCCATCACAAATCAATCTAACCCCCACATCCTTACCTGTTCCGTTTGTTGATAACACTGGGCAGCTCAAACTTTTTTATCATGACAGTGATTTGAATCCTATTCCTAGAGTGAGTTATCGCGTTGAATTTGATGATGGTTCTGTTCGAGAAGGTATTTTGGATGATAATGGAGAGGCTTTACTTGAGGATACACCTCTAGGTCATGCCAATGTCTTTTTTGGTTACAGTACGGATGACGCAATTTTACCATCATTGAAAGAATATGAAACGGAAGATTATTCTAAAACGAGCGTAGCCGCGCAATTGCAAGAACACATCAATATAACCCCGGAAGAATTGAAGGCTTATATCGATAGTCAGCTTGCTTACACAGAAGAATACCTCGAAATCGGTAAACAAAAACAGGGAAAAGAATAA
- a CDS encoding alpha/beta fold hydrolase — translation MTDKRKLLPTKDIIQSYFKAIAQGDIDKALSLLTEDVVWHVDGDANIFSIGLASGKQQIANWMRAFPKQLNPIAVNINNTLIDGNEAIVLGDFRYSVNKTGHFISSDMAIHFTLRDGKIARYHIFEDSLLLSRSFNFTNDFTKKEIKLNGTRYAYSDRGNGPTLIFMHGLFADRAIFESLVTQLEKNYRCITFDLPGHGHSDYPKQGWTLEDLAQDIALFISELKLSPVTLIGQSQGGMIAILLAALHSSLVANLIVIGTSARKEYSERLPRWQETKHIIAKGSFDEKEQLFIRIQSLANSSEWINSNTEQAANERRLMHTYNEVGLCLAIDAATIKRQDIRSYLPEIRVPTLVICGDKDQATPIEVNKEISDNVANGRLIVLEGVAHHPPTEAPDEVLKHIKLFLQ, via the coding sequence ATGACAGATAAACGAAAATTATTACCCACCAAAGATATTATACAAAGCTATTTTAAAGCCATTGCACAAGGAGATATCGATAAAGCACTTTCATTACTTACGGAAGATGTGGTCTGGCATGTAGATGGCGATGCTAATATTTTTAGTATTGGTCTTGCCTCAGGTAAGCAACAAATTGCCAACTGGATGAGAGCTTTTCCAAAGCAATTAAATCCTATTGCAGTCAATATTAACAATACATTAATTGACGGAAATGAAGCGATTGTATTGGGTGATTTTCGTTATTCAGTAAATAAAACTGGCCATTTTATTAGCAGCGATATGGCTATCCATTTTACTTTACGTGACGGAAAAATTGCTAGATACCATATTTTCGAAGATTCATTACTATTATCACGGAGTTTTAACTTTACTAACGATTTTACTAAAAAAGAAATTAAACTTAACGGCACACGATATGCTTATTCTGACCGAGGAAACGGCCCTACATTAATCTTCATGCATGGATTATTTGCCGATAGAGCTATTTTCGAGTCTCTGGTTACACAACTAGAAAAGAATTATCGTTGTATCACGTTTGATTTACCCGGACACGGTCACAGTGATTATCCTAAACAAGGTTGGACGTTGGAGGACTTGGCTCAAGATATTGCTTTATTTATTAGTGAATTAAAACTATCTCCCGTTACATTGATAGGGCAAAGTCAGGGAGGGATGATTGCGATTTTACTTGCTGCTTTACATTCATCACTCGTCGCTAATCTGATAGTAATAGGCACCTCTGCACGCAAAGAATATAGCGAAAGGTTGCCAAGATGGCAAGAAACCAAACATATTATTGCTAAAGGTTCATTTGACGAGAAAGAGCAACTTTTTATACGAATACAATCACTTGCCAACTCATCTGAATGGATAAATAGTAATACAGAGCAGGCTGCTAATGAAAGACGGCTAATGCACACTTATAATGAAGTCGGTCTGTGTTTAGCTATTGATGCAGCAACAATTAAACGACAAGATATCCGATCTTATTTACCAGAAATTCGAGTACCAACCCTTGTTATTTGTGGTGATAAAGATCAAGCTACCCCTATTGAAGTCAATAAAGAAATCAGTGATAACGTAGCTAATGGTAGACTTATTGTATTGGAAGGCGTCGCTCATCATCCGCCAACAGAAGCACCTGATGAAGTTTTAAAGCACATAAAATTGTTCCTACAATAA
- a CDS encoding LysR family transcriptional regulator, translating into MKNQLNWDDLRYFLHVARTNNLTQSALELKVSQSTIARRISGLEKDIKITLFTRHQTGYFLTDQAKGIFQYALAVEAKIMGFESAVDSVKDDVAGTVKLATAENMAIEVIIPALPKLYQKYPNLRLEIVTSPNTVGFLKHEVDIALRSVRPEQDNLLVRRVGKMSYSLFAHTKYLANFKKPYTKHIDQYQFITWDSVYSHLPSARWLAKHIPNAQSILATTSIATQLASVKAGLGIAVLPNLLTAHDKKLIAIKEDVFADDLWIVSYAELRSSKNIRAVIDFIVQELNEFKLIDSL; encoded by the coding sequence ATGAAGAATCAATTAAATTGGGATGATTTACGGTATTTTTTACATGTTGCGAGAACAAATAATTTAACGCAATCGGCACTGGAGTTAAAAGTCAGTCAATCTACCATTGCTCGAAGAATTAGTGGTCTAGAAAAAGATATAAAAATTACACTATTTACTCGCCATCAAACTGGATATTTTTTAACTGATCAAGCAAAAGGTATTTTTCAATATGCGCTGGCTGTAGAAGCTAAGATAATGGGATTTGAATCTGCTGTCGATTCAGTAAAAGATGATGTGGCAGGTACCGTGAAATTAGCGACAGCAGAGAACATGGCGATTGAGGTGATTATTCCAGCATTACCAAAACTATATCAAAAATATCCTAATTTACGCTTAGAAATAGTGACTAGTCCCAATACTGTTGGTTTTCTAAAGCATGAAGTTGATATTGCTCTGCGCTCTGTGCGACCAGAACAAGATAATTTATTAGTCAGACGTGTTGGAAAAATGTCATATAGCCTTTTTGCGCATACAAAATATCTGGCTAATTTTAAGAAACCTTACACCAAGCATATAGATCAGTATCAGTTTATAACTTGGGATAGTGTTTATTCTCATCTACCTAGTGCCCGCTGGTTAGCCAAACATATCCCGAATGCTCAATCAATTCTTGCAACAACCAGTATCGCTACTCAGTTAGCTTCAGTAAAAGCCGGGTTAGGTATTGCTGTATTGCCGAATTTATTGACTGCACATGATAAAAAGCTGATTGCTATAAAAGAAGATGTTTTTGCAGATGATCTTTGGATAGTATCTTATGCGGAATTACGCTCATCAAAAAATATAAGAGCAGTTATTGATTTTATTGTTCAGGAACTTAATGAATTTAAATTAATTGATTCATTATAG